From Pangasianodon hypophthalmus isolate fPanHyp1 chromosome 10, fPanHyp1.pri, whole genome shotgun sequence:
GCCAGATATTAGGTATCTTctataaatattgaaatattacatATGACTTAAGAATAGGAAAGGTTATACTAAAACCAATAGGCAGGACAGGAATGCTAGCTACTAGCCGCTAGCCTGCTGTCATCGCCTATCATAACCAACAGCGGAGAGTTAgctcgctagctagctagcgttagCTGCTACACCAGGAAGACCGCACTCCAGCTAATAACATCCCACTAAAGCTCCTGCTGTTCATAACAGCGTCATGCGTCCAGGGTTTTGCGCTAAATGCGCTGCGTACTTACATGGTCGGAGTTGCTGTTAGCGCTGTGATAACACACAGAACTAAAAGTATAACCCGAAATCGACGCCGCCATGATGGAAACATACCCGCCTCTCCCACAATCCCTTGCGCACGCCTTCCTCACAGATGTTTTGGAATGACGTCAGTCGGTTAATAAGAGAAAGGCTGGCCAGTGGAGACATTTGGCATCAGTATCTAAATAAAAGaagtttcttttaaaaaataatgcaaagaaGATATCCAGATATCCTGTAAAACACGTGCTGGAGCGTTTTAAACTGAATATGGATTACTTTTGATTACTTTTAACTTCTGTAAAGGTGACCAGGAAACCATTTTGCACTTATTTTTCCATTGcatacatacaaaaacattcaacctttaatgaaattaagaaattaaacaatACTTTACAGTTTAGTGGATTTGACATATTGATACACTTCAATGACCATGGAATTGATAAAGATAAAGCATATCTTACACAACTGTTCATTGTATTGGGAAAGTTTCACATTCATAGAATGAAATGGtctttcactttaaaaatgatttcaagCATTATTGTAATGCTTTACACAAATGTAAAGGTAAAAAAGGAGATTAGAGCTTGTAACATTGTAAGCAAGTTTGATATTGTTACATAAGTGGCACCCCTTTcctctttgttttattttattgtattgtactcAGGCACCTGTTACTATCTCTTGATTTGCTTTTTCTTACATTTGAATGGATATTTTTCATTATAGTGTTCTTGTCtagggggcacggtggcttagtggttagcacatttgccttgcacctccagggttggggatTCGATTCCCGGCTCCACCCTGTGTGAACGGAGCTCGCATGATCTCctcgtgcttcaggggtttcctccaggtactctggtttcctcccccagtccaaagatgtgttgtaggctgactggtatttccaaattgtccatagtgaaTTTGTGTCCAGAaagtcccctgccttgtgccccgagtcccctgggataggctccaggctcgtTGCGACCCTCTGTAGGATAatcggtacagagaatggatggatgttatTGTATAtggaattaataaaaaaaaaaaaggataacatTGGGCAAAGTTCCTGTTATAAGATCATGAGGAATGATAGGGGAATGTTACtgtgcagttaaaaaaaaaaaaaacctacatttaaaaacaacttctCTGACAAATTCAATTGTCATATCACCATAAAAGAACACTGTGACTGAAAGTTATCTGAATGTTTCAGGAGCAGCACTGAATTTgttaaccaaaacaaaacaatccaAGAATGTTATGAAATGGTTCCCAAAAATAACCAAAGGGGAACCAGATGCTAACCCTAGGGAATTTGTGTTTGCTGAGACATGATCGCCACATTCTGTTAAagatattattaaaatgtgtcatTTCTCCCAATATATATAGAGAAATCATTACAGTTACTTCTTGAAAGTAAGCACAAATATGGTAGAATAGTCATAGATACAATGGGAAAGAGATTTCTCATAGTTTCACATTGGAAACCTTCACCGTTAGTCAGAACCTAATTATGGATGGAAAATTTTAGAGTTGTGTTGGAAGGATTGTAGATTTTGTTTTGGGATGATCCTAAATGGAAGCtatattagaaaatatatagatatatagaatTAAATGTCATTATAAATATTGGTTTAGCACTGAACCCACATTAGGGGTAATTCCTGGAGGGTTTTTGGACAAAAAAGtaatgtacattatatggccaaaagtttgtggacacctgaccatcacacccatatgtggttcttccccaaactgttgccacaatgttggaagcaaacaactgtatagaatgtctttgtatgctgtagcgttacaatttcccttcattgaAACTAAGGTCCTAAACcggttccagcatgacaatgaccctaTGCAAGTGAGGTCgatgaagatatggtttgccaaggttggggTGGAAGATCTCaagccctgaactcaaccccactgaacacctgtggGATGATTTGGAATGGCAagtgcacaccaggcctcctcacccgacatcagacATTAgtgcctaacctcactaatgctcttgtgactgaatggatGCAAAATGCCACATCCaggctccaaactctagtggaaaaccttcccagaagagtggaggttaatataacagcaaagggggactaaatctacaatgggatgttcaaaaagcacatatgggtgtgatggtcaggtgtccacaaaccatTGGTCATACAGTGTATATCGTCAGTGTCCTCTTGCTGGTGGTAAAAAAAGATTATTACTTTATCTCATCGTAAACCACAACCACCAAAATAAGCCAGGGACTGGGTCATCTTTGTGTCACCTCTAATTGCTGTTTTCAATGatgtgatcatttaaaaaaaaaaaaattggtgagTTAAGTGATATTGAATGTGTACCGGTACTTTTATACACAATGAAACTTTTGGACTGTTCTATCTTGGTGTGCAAGATATCAAGTTAAACCACAGACATATTTAAATTGAGCTCTATTACAGCTTGAGTACATTTAAGTCTCAGgtatcttattattttttttttctgagcatcAGTCTATGCATTTAGAATAATTCATATAGAAGACAGAAGGCCTAAATAATTaacactctctttctttccatatgatagcactgatttatttacatttaatttataactAATATTTGGGCAGAGCGGTGGAGAGCGGGTAACGTCATTGCTGCCTTGcagctcccaaaaacatggtggtaggtggactggctatggtAAATTGCCcttagtgaatgtgtgtgtgtgtgcaatgaactggtgtcccattcagggtgtattcccatcagttcattgcagggcacacatacacacatattcaccAAGGGCAatttagtcagtgtgtgtgtgtgtgtgtgctctgcaATGacctggtgtcccatccagggtgtattcccacctggGATAACCTCCGGATCCACAGAGACCCTGACCTGAATGATGCAGTTAGTTAAAGTGAATGCACAGTTTATAAgcttactttattatttttattattttattttgatccTTCAACTATTTGATTATTAATTGAATTTATAATCAATTTAAATGACAGAAAGCTGATTAGCACTCATTTGTCAGTGATGCTTGCTACAAATGTTTTGGACTATTCAGTTTAAAATGGGATTGTtcatacatgcaaaaaaaaaaaaaaaaagcgtaatACTGAAGGCTGTGTTCATGAAGATAACTTCTCTTGCTGATGTTTACTGTTGAATATCTGATGAAGATCAGTGTGTGCATACGAGAAGGACTTGGACAGTATCTGATGTACATATGCGCTACTTTTATTATGAAAAAGCTTCGTTCAACGTGCCATGTTTGAAGCTTCAGCAATGGCTTCAGAGAGCTCCCATGTGCAGGAGAGCTCTTCAGGATCATGCACCGAGTCAGGAGAGGATTTTGCTCCATCAAAACTCGGAACAAAAGAATAGTGAgcattttatatgaaaataccATTTTTATCTTAGTTTCCCATTTTTCAGGTTTACACATTAACTTAATGTTATGCATGTCAGAAACACATCCCTGTCTTATCTGATTGCTCTGAAATATAAAATCCCACAGCTCTGGCATGTGACCCTGTGCAGCTCTTAAATACtaagtaaatagtaaatagttACTGTCAGTTGTCACGTGATCTCATCTGTGGAAATCTAACGATGCATTAGCTTTGGTGCTGCTGTAATTTGCTAGTCAGTGAAGTCTTCGGGATGTAGCAGGTTTTAGCAGAACCCTCTATGATATTAACTAGTGTAACTTGATTACTGATTAATTTTTACACCTCCTAAGTgtaaaaaaagtgtaatgtaGCTGTTGTGAAGAAAACATACCCAAATATGAACGAAAACGGTTTTAATTGAATCGGTTCTTTGAGAACGAGTCAAGTGAATCAAATGAGTCGGTTCGCAAAAATCTaggtgaagtgttttttttttttttttataataataataataataataataataataattgttattattattattattattattattattattatttcctacatttttttaaataataaaaaaagattttaaccTACACAATATTTCTGAGTGTCAATCTGTGTGgtgaagtaaataataataataataataataataataataataataataataaactttattttatatagctcCTTAAAAAAGTCCTCTCAAGGCActttacataagagtatataaacatatataacgagaacaataatagtaataacaataatttaataacaaaacaaagtaatcaaataaaagcaatcCTAAAAAATAAGTtgtaagagaagatttaaatatagTAAGAGACtgggcttctctaagatcagatggAAGGGAGATCCACAGTTTTGAAGTGTAAGAAGAGAAGGCCCTATCACCCATAGTACGCAAACGAGTCTGAGGGACAGTTAAAAGACCAGAGTTGGGGTGTAATGGGTTAAAAGCTTGGTCAAATACTGGGAATAAAATTTGAAAAGACCGATTCACTTAAATGTGTAGGTCAGAATCAGTAAAATgagttttctatatttaattctattacatttattatcattattattattattattattattattattattattatttataatactaCAGTGTATAACTATGAAGAGCTGACCATTGTTTTCCTCCTCCTAGCTGGGATAATGCTTACAGCCGGGAGCTCCAGACTTACAGAGACATTGGAGATGTTGGAGAAATATGGTAATGTCTTCCCTAATGATATGTGATATTCCTTTTTCCACCTTCATGGATTAGACTTGGGTTGAATTTCCAAATGTTACAGATAAAACTGCTGAAAACTCCATCGTGCTGTGGCCAGGTACCAGCTGGTCAGCGTGGTAGACCTTTCTGTGCTAGAAGAGTCCATTTTGTGCTCAGAATAGACTGAAATTGGATTTATTACAAATGATCACACTCTGTCAATAGTCCAATACAATAGTctaatgcttttctttttctctgcccTCAGGTTTGGGGAGGAGAGTATGAACCGTGTCATCCGGTGGATGGAGAAACAGAATACAGCTGAAAATGCTGCCATACTGGACATCGGCACAGGAAACGGTGTATTCCTTGTAGAACTGGTATGTCGCAATATACCAATGCAGTGAATTGCCCAAAATATcaacttttttattataaagtatttttaatgttttctcttaAGGCCAAGCATGGTTTTAAGAATCTTACTGGAATAGATTATTCCAGTGCCTCAGTAGAACTCGCAACAAATGTCCTGGCAGAAGAGGGCTTAACAAACATTAAAGTTCAGGTAAGAGGTCTTCATTGTTtgacatttttctaaaaatcaTGCTGCAACAGTTTCAGTATTCTCTTTTAGTGGTTTGACATGAAATCTGGCCTCAGTAAGCgggtatttaaaaaatgaaccaaCAGGAATTGAACATGACTCAATAATATATTTAGAGAAAAATTGTTCCacattctgttctgttctgtcttgGGGTTCATAAAAGtcttatacattatatggccaaaagtctgtggacacctgactatcacacccctatatggttcttccccaaactgttgccacaatgtaggaagcacacaattatatacgATGTATTGTTACAACTCCCCTTCGCTGGAACTAAGACGCccaacatgttccagcatgacaatgcccctgtgcacaaaactcGTGAAAAGTTGACTTCTGGCCAAAATTGTTTTATGTCTATAAAATACTTTGATATATctgctttaagaaaacataaatatatttcaccaaaatgtagaaatacattataaatgtaatagaATTAAATATATCGAAAACTCATTTTACTGATTCTGACCTACACATTTAAGTGAATCGGTCTTTCAAATCTTATTCCCAGTATTTGACCAAGCTTTTAACCCATTACACCCCAAAACGTGATCTCCGCTCTTCCAACTCTGGTCTTTTAACTGTCCCTCAGACTCGTTTGCATACTATGGGTGATAGGGCCTTCTCTTCTTACactccaaaactgtggaactccCTTCTTTACATTCTAAACTTGTCTGGCAAATGGCAAAACTCCAGTACATGTCCTCACTGAGAGCAGTTTTCTgtgatattatatataatggTATAACCTAACATTATAGACATAGCTATTTCAGACTCAGTATAATGTCACACCTCACACATGCCATCATTGTGGCATTAAGGAACCAAATATTCTTGCTCCCTAGGAACTGTTGTAAGGCCTTTTTTTATGATATATGAGATAGgtaaataaaaatcaagcaCCCCATTGTACCCATTTAAAAACTGCTCCAGTGTTAATTAAAAGACCTGAATGCTTTAGTTTTTTGGTTGCAAAAGTGTTTGGATGTAATATCACTTCACATTTATTATCAGTGTTATAtcattcataattcatattCAGCTGTAAGTGTGTATCTTgcaggcttttttattttttactttttaatttttatttacattctaaATGTGTCTGGGCTTTTGGGAAAGGTCACATAAAGTagataaggagccagtttaacaaacatgaCTGCAAAAATACTTTTCAttgtaacttttattttaatatgttatttattacatatattattacatattcatGTGCTAAGTATATGCACTTTATATAATTACAGGAGCAGGATTTTCTGAACCCCAGCCCAGATCTGAAAGGGTTTGACTTGTGTATAGACAAGGGCACTTTTGATGCCATTAGCTTGAACCCTGAAGGCCGAGAAATGGCAAAACTCCAGTACATGTCCTCACTGAGAGCAGCTCTAAAGCCACAGGGACATTTCTTCATCACCTCCTGTAACTGGACCAAAGAGCAGCTGCTGCAGATCTTCAGCCCAGGTACTAAAGTGAACTTAAAAGTAGAGCAACTTGAGAAAGCCATTAACGACTCTCATTTGATAAAGAGTAAAAACTTAGAAGTAGGACTTGAAAAGtctaaaaattaatttcagtttatTGGGGTGTCTGCTTGCAACGTAACGTTTACTAAGGGGATGATATGTAATGCAACACTGCAGTGGGAGTAtagatattaaattatttggcCAAATTgctagaatttattttaaactgatCACTAGAATCTGTCA
This genomic window contains:
- the eef1akmt2 gene encoding EEF1A lysine methyltransferase 2, with amino-acid sequence MFEASAMASESSHVQESSSGSCTESGEDFAPSKLGTKEYWDNAYSRELQTYRDIGDVGEIWFGEESMNRVIRWMEKQNTAENAAILDIGTGNGVFLVELAKHGFKNLTGIDYSSASVELATNVLAEEGLTNIKVQEQDFLNPSPDLKGFDLCIDKGTFDAISLNPEGREMAKLQYMSSLRAALKPQGHFFITSCNWTKEQLLQIFSPGFELLQELPTPRFQFGGVTGNSVTALVFKRL